The proteins below come from a single uncultured Dethiosulfovibrio sp. genomic window:
- a CDS encoding efflux RND transporter permease subunit, which produces MNIAQFCLNKKVVVLYMAVVIALAGIASYFKLGKLEDPDFTIKTAVVYTAYPGATAEEVEQEVSDKIEEAIQKMGEVKRVKSLSRADVSIIYVDIKDEYVAAELPQIWDVLRRKVNDVQRSLPPGVQPSVVNDDYGDVYGQFFALVGDGYSYRELKDHADKLKRELLLVKGVASVAITGDQPEGIYVEISRARAASLGLSPNDIYSVLNQQNALSPVAKVEVGDDYLRIDPTGSVKSVEEIGDVMIGGGPGGVIRLKDVATIERRYVDPPTLLMRHNGHPALGIGVSTVKGGNVVDMGLAVDKRLKELVEITPVGMELEPIYLQAQEVTKAVNGFIINLAESLVIVVGVLVVFMGMTSGLLIGGILLLTIAATFVTMLFAGITMQSVSLASLIIALGMLVDNAIVVTEGVLIGVQKGEGGAKAAVKTIAGNIWPLLGATIIAIMAFSAIGLSPDSTGEFCKSLFQVVGISLLWSWVLAITVTPLLAVMVLKDPEGEPEDPYKGKFFKAYKSVLLTALRHAKLTAFVMAGSLVLAVWGFQFVDKSFMPQDAAPRFTVDLWRASGASIYRTSSDMAKLEAYLLSRPDVEAVASTVGGGTLRFTLTYTAEDSDPAYAQAVVILKNSDTLMEAMKGAEDFARENLPGAYAQALRFSKGGGSQAKVQVRYQGQNPAVLRSLGEQAMAVLASDYQSGSIRTDWRQMEKVIRPEVIENQMRNFGLSRALVNQALMVSYQGRPVGIYREGNRLLNIYSRLPDRERDGVDNLRTVQVWSPLTGKMVPLTSLISGVSTEFENPIIRRRDRERTLTVMADPIIGANSTAYFDRVKSKVEAIPVPHGYTMEWGGEYESSKDAQDGIKKMLPLSLVVMLSIIVMLFNSIKQTAIIVICLPMNIVGVTLGLLVFGKSFSFMALLGVLSLMGMLIKNAIVLIDQVNLNQEAGMAAYDAVVDSGVSRLRPVAMAAGTTVLGMIPLVPDVLFGSMAVTIMCGLTFATVLTLVFVPVLFVLFYGIKLPE; this is translated from the coding sequence ATGAACATAGCTCAGTTTTGCCTAAACAAAAAGGTAGTGGTCCTCTATATGGCGGTGGTCATAGCCTTGGCTGGAATAGCCTCCTATTTCAAACTCGGCAAGCTAGAGGACCCCGACTTCACCATAAAGACCGCGGTTGTCTACACCGCCTATCCCGGCGCCACCGCCGAAGAGGTGGAGCAAGAGGTCTCGGACAAAATAGAGGAAGCTATCCAGAAGATGGGCGAGGTCAAAAGGGTAAAATCCCTCTCCAGAGCGGACGTTTCCATCATATACGTCGACATAAAGGACGAATACGTAGCGGCGGAACTTCCCCAGATATGGGACGTCCTGAGACGGAAGGTAAACGACGTCCAGCGGAGCCTGCCTCCTGGGGTACAGCCCTCGGTGGTCAACGACGACTACGGCGACGTCTACGGACAGTTCTTCGCACTGGTCGGCGACGGCTATTCCTACAGAGAGCTGAAAGACCACGCCGACAAGCTCAAAAGGGAGCTCCTGTTGGTCAAGGGGGTCGCCAGCGTCGCCATAACAGGAGATCAGCCTGAAGGCATATACGTGGAGATATCCAGGGCCAGGGCGGCGTCTTTAGGCCTGTCCCCTAACGATATTTACTCGGTGTTAAATCAGCAGAACGCCCTGTCCCCTGTGGCTAAGGTGGAGGTCGGAGACGACTACCTCAGGATAGACCCTACAGGATCTGTTAAATCGGTGGAGGAGATCGGCGATGTCATGATCGGCGGGGGGCCCGGAGGGGTCATAAGGCTTAAAGACGTGGCCACCATAGAGAGACGATACGTCGATCCCCCGACCCTCCTCATGAGACACAACGGCCACCCAGCCCTGGGAATCGGTGTATCCACCGTAAAAGGCGGCAACGTGGTCGACATGGGGCTGGCGGTGGACAAAAGGCTGAAAGAGCTGGTGGAGATAACTCCTGTAGGGATGGAGCTCGAACCTATCTACCTACAGGCCCAGGAGGTCACCAAGGCGGTAAACGGCTTCATCATCAACCTTGCCGAATCGCTGGTCATAGTCGTCGGAGTCCTGGTCGTCTTCATGGGAATGACGAGCGGCCTACTTATAGGGGGCATACTCCTGCTGACCATCGCCGCCACATTCGTAACCATGTTGTTTGCTGGCATAACCATGCAGAGCGTCTCACTGGCCTCGCTGATCATAGCCCTTGGGATGTTGGTGGACAACGCAATAGTGGTCACAGAAGGGGTGCTTATAGGGGTCCAAAAGGGAGAGGGAGGGGCAAAGGCGGCGGTAAAGACCATCGCCGGAAACATATGGCCCCTCTTGGGAGCCACGATCATAGCCATAATGGCCTTCTCCGCTATAGGCCTATCCCCGGACAGCACCGGCGAGTTCTGCAAAAGCCTCTTCCAGGTCGTCGGCATATCGCTGCTCTGGAGCTGGGTCCTGGCTATCACAGTGACCCCTCTTCTCGCTGTCATGGTGCTAAAAGACCCGGAAGGAGAGCCCGAAGACCCCTACAAGGGCAAGTTCTTCAAAGCCTATAAATCGGTGCTTCTCACCGCCCTGAGACACGCCAAACTCACCGCCTTCGTCATGGCGGGATCTCTTGTGCTGGCGGTGTGGGGATTTCAGTTCGTCGATAAATCCTTCATGCCCCAGGACGCAGCTCCTAGGTTCACCGTAGACCTGTGGAGGGCATCGGGAGCGAGCATATACAGGACCTCCTCGGACATGGCAAAGCTGGAGGCATATCTCCTCAGCCGCCCGGACGTAGAGGCGGTAGCATCCACCGTAGGAGGAGGAACCCTTCGGTTCACCTTGACATACACCGCCGAGGACTCGGACCCAGCCTACGCGCAGGCGGTTGTGATCCTCAAAAACTCGGACACCCTAATGGAGGCCATGAAGGGAGCGGAGGATTTTGCTAGGGAAAACCTCCCTGGGGCCTACGCCCAGGCCCTTCGTTTCAGCAAAGGGGGAGGGAGCCAGGCCAAGGTTCAGGTCCGTTACCAGGGTCAAAACCCGGCGGTGCTTCGGTCTCTTGGCGAACAGGCCATGGCCGTCTTGGCCTCGGACTATCAGTCTGGCTCCATAAGGACCGACTGGCGACAGATGGAAAAGGTCATTCGGCCTGAGGTCATAGAGAACCAGATGAGAAACTTCGGCCTATCCAGGGCTCTGGTAAACCAGGCCCTGATGGTAAGCTACCAGGGAAGGCCGGTAGGGATATATCGGGAGGGCAACAGGCTCCTAAACATATACTCCCGTCTCCCCGACCGGGAAAGGGACGGAGTGGACAACCTGAGGACCGTCCAGGTGTGGAGCCCTCTGACGGGCAAAATGGTCCCCCTGACCTCCCTGATCTCCGGTGTCTCCACGGAGTTCGAGAACCCCATAATTCGCAGGCGAGACAGGGAGCGGACTCTCACCGTCATGGCTGATCCGATCATAGGTGCCAACAGCACCGCCTACTTCGACAGGGTCAAGTCTAAAGTGGAGGCGATCCCAGTTCCCCATGGCTACACAATGGAATGGGGCGGAGAGTACGAAAGCAGCAAAGACGCCCAGGATGGCATAAAAAAAATGCTCCCCCTGAGCCTGGTTGTCATGCTCTCCATAATAGTCATGCTATTCAACTCCATAAAACAGACCGCCATAATAGTCATATGTCTGCCTATGAATATAGTGGGGGTTACTTTGGGGCTGCTGGTATTTGGCAAGTCCTTCAGCTTCATGGCGCTCCTTGGGGTGCTCAGCCTCATGGGGATGCTCATCAAAAACGCCATAGTCCTCATAGACCAGGTCAACCTCAACCAGGAGGCGGGAATGGCCGCCTACGACGCGGTGGTAGACTCTGGTGTCAGCAGGCTAAGGCCTGTGGCCATGGCGGCGGGAACCACGGTGCTTGGTATGATCCCCCTTGTCCCAGACGTCCTCTTCGGCTCCATGGCGGTGACCATAATGTGTGGCCTCACCTTCGCCACGGTGCTCACACTGGTGTTCGTGCCGGTTCTCTTTGTCCTGTTCTACGGGATAAAGTTGCCGGAGTAG
- a CDS encoding efflux RND transporter periplasmic adaptor subunit translates to MIWAGKKVALLVLVLVVGGYGAMEVLRSRLGEKQEEPEIVRPVRTEVLGYRDQGFKGIYQGTIQASKRVDLSFRVSGPLVEFPVRKGQQVKAGDLLARIDPRDFKNHLDSANSQLKQLEAKLSEMKSGARAEDVSSAQAAVNAAQAQFTEAEANYKRFKSLMEQGAVSQVQYEQYRTAYNVARSSLQSAQGNLQKARSGARKEELQQQQAAIDAQRSVVEAAQSALSDTEMKAPFDGVVADTFADNHQFVQAKQSILSLQDLSNIEMVVHVPDGDVVRMREKEVDKLSMTATLDSMPGRPFAVTLKEFSTQADPKTQTYQVTMTMAYPEGLTVLPGMAVTVTVDVTAKAVLEHKGDEGFSVPSDAVFSDGSATYLWLFSDGRVKKVPVALGELKGDRISVKGDLSPGEIVVTAGVNFLREGQKVRLMTDN, encoded by the coding sequence ATGATTTGGGCAGGTAAAAAAGTGGCCCTGTTGGTCCTCGTTCTGGTGGTCGGAGGGTACGGGGCCATGGAGGTCCTTAGATCCAGGCTGGGAGAAAAACAGGAAGAGCCCGAGATAGTTCGTCCGGTGAGGACAGAGGTTCTCGGATACAGGGATCAGGGTTTTAAGGGAATATATCAGGGAACGATTCAGGCTTCAAAGAGGGTAGACCTGTCCTTTCGGGTCTCAGGTCCTCTGGTGGAGTTCCCCGTCCGAAAGGGCCAACAGGTCAAAGCGGGAGACCTTCTGGCGAGGATAGACCCCAGGGACTTCAAAAACCACCTAGACAGCGCCAACAGCCAGCTAAAACAGCTCGAGGCCAAACTGTCGGAGATGAAGTCAGGAGCCAGGGCGGAGGACGTATCGTCCGCTCAGGCGGCGGTGAACGCAGCCCAGGCCCAGTTCACCGAGGCGGAGGCCAACTACAAGAGGTTTAAATCCCTCATGGAACAGGGAGCGGTATCTCAGGTCCAGTACGAACAGTACCGCACCGCCTACAACGTGGCTCGCTCCTCCCTTCAGTCCGCACAGGGCAACCTTCAAAAGGCCCGGTCTGGAGCCAGAAAAGAGGAGCTTCAGCAGCAGCAGGCTGCCATCGATGCCCAGAGATCGGTGGTGGAGGCAGCTCAGTCCGCCCTGTCGGACACCGAGATGAAGGCCCCCTTCGACGGAGTCGTGGCGGACACCTTCGCCGACAACCATCAGTTCGTCCAGGCAAAACAGTCCATCCTCAGCCTCCAGGACCTGAGCAACATAGAGATGGTGGTCCACGTTCCCGACGGCGATGTGGTTCGGATGAGGGAAAAAGAGGTGGACAAGCTCTCCATGACCGCCACCCTAGACTCGATGCCCGGGCGGCCTTTCGCCGTTACCCTGAAGGAGTTCTCCACCCAGGCGGATCCTAAGACCCAGACCTACCAGGTCACTATGACTATGGCCTATCCCGAGGGCCTGACGGTCCTGCCGGGCATGGCGGTCACAGTCACGGTGGACGTAACGGCAAAGGCCGTTTTAGAGCACAAAGGGGACGAAGGATTCTCCGTCCCCTCCGACGCCGTCTTCTCCGACGGGTCGGCCACCTATCTGTGGCTGTTCTCCGACGGGAGGGTCAAAAAGGTCCCGGTGGCCCTAGGGGAGTTGAAGGGAGATAGGATCTCCGTCAAGGGCGACCTCTCCCCAGGAGAGATAGTAGTAACCGCAGGGGTAAACTTCCTACGGGAGGGCCAGAAAGTCCGTCTCATGACGGATAACTAG
- a CDS encoding DMT family transporter, translated as MNERIYDRKKMMLGDLGILTCALLWGVSFAATKEVLKYMGPLWLLAFRFAFSFILIAAITPKRVKNMGKRDLKVGGIIGTLLLVAMALQTIGIQYTTTGKSAFITSCYVVMVPFITWAASKRNPGIKAFVASAVCMVGMGAITLDGAGGGIGLGEILTLGCALAFGIQIVAIDQLAQDRDALTLTMVQTALSAGACLIAALIWEPLPILNSPVVIGWMAYLVVGCTLIPYSLQIKSQQLTSPTHASVLMIMESVFAMIVGVMFLDEPMTSKIAWGCGLIFLSILITELDLAGFAKMRRQEA; from the coding sequence ATGAACGAGAGAATTTACGACCGCAAGAAGATGATGTTGGGGGATCTGGGGATACTCACCTGTGCCCTTCTGTGGGGGGTGTCCTTCGCCGCCACCAAGGAGGTTCTGAAATATATGGGCCCTCTGTGGCTGCTGGCCTTTAGGTTCGCCTTCAGTTTTATCCTGATAGCCGCCATAACCCCTAAGAGGGTCAAGAACATGGGCAAGCGGGACCTTAAGGTCGGAGGGATTATAGGTACCCTTCTGCTTGTGGCTATGGCCCTTCAGACCATAGGGATCCAGTACACCACCACCGGGAAGTCGGCGTTTATAACCTCCTGCTACGTGGTTATGGTGCCCTTTATAACCTGGGCTGCTTCCAAGAGGAATCCGGGGATAAAGGCCTTCGTGGCCTCGGCGGTTTGTATGGTCGGCATGGGGGCGATCACCTTGGACGGAGCCGGGGGAGGGATCGGCCTTGGGGAGATCCTGACTTTAGGCTGTGCCTTGGCATTCGGAATTCAGATAGTGGCTATAGACCAGCTGGCTCAGGACAGGGACGCACTGACCCTGACTATGGTTCAGACCGCCCTGAGTGCCGGAGCCTGTCTTATCGCCGCCCTCATATGGGAGCCTCTGCCTATCCTAAACTCGCCGGTGGTGATAGGCTGGATGGCCTATCTGGTGGTGGGATGTACTCTTATACCCTATTCGCTCCAGATAAAGTCACAGCAGCTGACCTCGCCGACCCACGCCAGCGTCCTGATGATAATGGAGTCGGTTTTCGCCATGATAGTTGGGGTGATGTTCTTAGACGAGCCTATGACGTCCAAGATAGCCTGGGGATGTGGCCTGATATTTTTGTCCATTCTCATAACCGAGCTGGATCTGGCGGGATTCGCAAAGATGAGAAGACAGGAAGCCTGA
- a CDS encoding EAL domain-containing protein, producing the protein MSVPIKTDHLASAILQEITEGVTLTDDRGTILEINDAFSAITGYSSAEAIGQNPRILKSHHHDDQFYLSMWEDIRSSGRWAGEIWNRRKDGEVYPEWLCIRKIPGTDGRDYFLAVFSDLSRMKSRLEGRTLHRSQDPLTGLADRFVLMERIALSVDQARKSDTSVGLLVVNLDRFKDVNDGLGYLAGDRVLREVAVRLRDLAEDNELVARVGSDEFALVVPHEKGSGRVNLLVRSICHLFRHPISVGDIKVDLSASVGISNYPEDASDGDGLIRNAGLALHRVKREALRGGYALFTEEMDLEARRRSSLEQDILSAMEKGEFFLQYQPQVTMGGRSVVGVEALLRWRRQGGEIVPPNEFIPLAEETGTMARLGRWILKESCSQGEAWRKAGYDLKLSVNISPVQIYGDDLFQSVQSTLKETGFPSERLVLEITENTLRDDRGRLSSVFRSLRDLGVKVAIDDFGTGYSSFDFIRNFTFDTLKIDRSFVLDLERSARNAAVADSIIQMARNLVKDVVIEGVETEAQIGRIGKERHDLVIQGFFYSRPLDPDMVPHYIESIRRQEAL; encoded by the coding sequence ATGTCGGTACCTATCAAAACAGACCATCTTGCCTCGGCGATCCTTCAGGAGATCACCGAAGGGGTCACCCTGACCGACGATCGGGGGACGATCCTGGAGATAAACGATGCCTTCTCCGCGATAACGGGCTACTCCTCCGCCGAGGCTATAGGACAAAATCCGAGAATACTCAAATCCCACCATCACGACGACCAGTTCTACCTATCCATGTGGGAGGACATAAGGTCCTCGGGACGGTGGGCGGGGGAAATCTGGAACAGGAGAAAAGACGGCGAGGTCTATCCTGAATGGCTCTGCATAAGGAAGATCCCCGGCACCGACGGAAGGGACTACTTTCTGGCGGTTTTCTCCGACCTCTCCCGGATGAAATCCAGGCTGGAGGGTCGGACCCTCCACAGGAGCCAGGACCCTCTTACAGGGCTGGCGGACCGCTTCGTCCTCATGGAGAGAATCGCCCTATCGGTGGACCAGGCCCGAAAGTCGGACACCTCCGTAGGCCTGCTGGTGGTCAACCTAGACCGGTTTAAAGACGTAAACGACGGCCTAGGCTACCTGGCAGGGGACAGAGTCCTCCGAGAGGTAGCGGTAAGGCTGAGAGATCTTGCGGAGGATAACGAGCTGGTGGCTCGGGTAGGAAGCGACGAGTTCGCTTTAGTTGTCCCTCACGAAAAGGGCTCAGGCAGGGTAAACCTTCTGGTCCGATCTATCTGTCACCTCTTCAGACACCCTATCTCCGTAGGGGACATCAAGGTGGATCTCTCCGCCAGCGTAGGAATCAGCAACTATCCTGAGGATGCCTCCGACGGAGACGGCCTCATCAGAAACGCCGGACTGGCCCTCCACAGGGTAAAGAGGGAGGCCCTAAGGGGAGGCTACGCCCTCTTCACCGAGGAAATGGACCTAGAGGCCAGAAGGAGGTCCTCCCTCGAGCAGGACATACTCTCCGCTATGGAAAAAGGTGAGTTTTTCCTCCAGTATCAGCCTCAGGTAACCATGGGAGGCCGTTCGGTGGTCGGGGTCGAGGCCCTTCTCCGCTGGAGACGGCAGGGGGGGGAAATAGTGCCCCCTAACGAGTTCATTCCTCTCGCTGAAGAGACGGGAACCATGGCCAGGCTGGGACGCTGGATCCTTAAGGAATCCTGCTCTCAGGGGGAGGCATGGCGTAAGGCGGGTTACGACTTAAAACTGTCGGTGAACATCTCCCCGGTTCAGATATACGGAGACGACCTCTTCCAGTCGGTCCAGTCGACCTTAAAGGAGACCGGCTTTCCCTCCGAGCGGCTGGTCCTGGAGATAACGGAAAATACATTGAGAGACGACCGAGGCAGGCTGTCCTCGGTGTTTAGATCCCTGAGAGATCTAGGGGTAAAAGTGGCCATAGACGACTTCGGAACGGGCTACTCTTCCTTCGACTTCATAAGGAACTTCACCTTCGACACCCTGAAAATAGATCGGTCTTTCGTGCTGGACCTAGAGCGGTCCGCCAGAAACGCCGCTGTAGCTGACTCTATCATCCAGATGGCCCGAAATCTGGTCAAAGACGTGGTCATAGAGGGAGTGGAGACCGAGGCCCAGATAGGCCGAATCGGCAAAGAGCGACATGATCTGGTGATCCAGGGTTTTTTCTACAGCCGTCCTCTGGACCCCGACATGGTCCCTCACTACATAGAATCCATAAGAAGACAGGAAGCCCTTTAA
- a CDS encoding DMT family transporter produces MIVDEYRGWRASWPMVTATLLWAGAFVAGKMSVGEFPPVTLTFLRFLAAGAIMVPVAVLSRAEWRFPKKDWPAVVFLGLTGMVGYHLFFFEALRHTTAVNSSMIAATSPLVTAFLAAVIGSERLGAKQIGAVVLAVIGVVVIVTDGQVHHLGSVSFNRGDVTMFGAVVSMAVYSVVSRRSGLSRSPVGLVTWTFLVCAVVTGFLSPLEGSVFEIGRAASAGAWWSVAYMAVFASCFGYFLQMFSIRRIGAARTMVFINLIPVFSTILAVMILGESVSAPKVAGLVVVISAVWLNSKVS; encoded by the coding sequence ATGATAGTCGACGAATACAGAGGATGGCGGGCATCCTGGCCTATGGTCACGGCGACTTTGCTGTGGGCTGGGGCTTTTGTGGCGGGAAAGATGTCGGTAGGGGAGTTCCCTCCGGTGACTTTGACCTTTTTGAGGTTTCTGGCCGCCGGGGCGATTATGGTTCCTGTGGCCGTACTCTCCAGGGCGGAGTGGCGTTTTCCTAAAAAGGACTGGCCAGCGGTGGTGTTTTTGGGCCTGACCGGCATGGTGGGGTATCATCTGTTTTTTTTCGAGGCACTGAGACACACTACCGCCGTAAACTCCTCTATGATAGCAGCAACAAGTCCTCTGGTGACCGCCTTTTTGGCGGCGGTTATAGGCTCGGAACGACTGGGGGCGAAGCAGATCGGGGCGGTGGTCCTGGCGGTGATAGGCGTGGTGGTTATAGTCACCGACGGACAGGTCCATCACCTGGGATCGGTCTCGTTCAACCGAGGGGACGTGACTATGTTCGGGGCGGTGGTGTCTATGGCGGTCTATTCGGTGGTGAGCCGTCGGTCAGGTCTGTCCCGCTCACCTGTAGGGCTGGTAACCTGGACCTTTTTGGTCTGTGCGGTGGTTACGGGCTTTTTGAGCCCTCTTGAGGGATCGGTCTTTGAGATAGGCAGGGCGGCCTCCGCCGGGGCCTGGTGGTCGGTGGCCTACATGGCGGTTTTCGCCTCATGTTTCGGATATTTTCTGCAGATGTTCTCCATAAGGAGGATAGGAGCCGCCAGGACAATGGTGTTTATAAACCTGATCCCCGTGTTTTCCACGATCCTGGCGGTTATGATTTTAGGCGAGTCGGTGTCCGCCCCTAAGGTGGCGGGGCTGGTGGTGGTTATCTCCGCCGTGTGGCTGAACTCAAAGGTCAGCTAG
- a CDS encoding GNAT family N-acetyltransferase yields MSVKNDISIRRLDSPTVPAVCELYRSIYGEDFPIPWVYDPVELEKREEDGRQATLLAFKDDQIIGQVAAVRSPWNPKLFELTGLLVLPRFRGLGIGGMLASHLMSQLLPELGWVARYTESTTAHDISQRVDLKMGHRHCALALNLLPPSTYRHDDIFIASGRVSCVMGFAEKEGDASVVYLPSRYGQVLKELAEGFPRDFVEDDGAPEGKSSFEVSAFPVAGTAYAAALSLGEGFGAALKKELAPYDSFPATMLQLPLVKGVDRAVEEAFAQGFRLGGFLPRWFENSDGLLLQRTGLPRWDEIKAVTPRGQRLLSIVRKDRETLL; encoded by the coding sequence ATGAGTGTAAAGAACGACATTTCCATAAGGAGGCTGGACAGCCCCACTGTACCGGCGGTATGCGAGCTGTATCGATCCATATACGGAGAGGATTTCCCGATTCCCTGGGTGTACGATCCTGTGGAGCTGGAAAAAAGGGAAGAGGACGGCCGTCAGGCCACGTTGCTAGCCTTTAAGGACGATCAGATAATAGGTCAGGTGGCGGCGGTCAGATCCCCCTGGAACCCTAAACTCTTCGAGCTAACAGGGCTTCTGGTGTTGCCTAGGTTCAGAGGCTTGGGAATAGGCGGAATGCTGGCGTCCCACCTTATGTCTCAACTGCTGCCCGAACTGGGATGGGTCGCTCGCTACACCGAGAGCACCACAGCCCACGACATATCCCAGAGAGTGGACCTTAAAATGGGCCATCGTCACTGTGCTTTGGCTCTGAATCTGCTACCTCCATCGACCTACAGACACGACGACATCTTCATAGCCTCTGGTCGGGTCAGCTGCGTCATGGGATTTGCGGAAAAAGAGGGCGATGCCTCGGTCGTATATCTCCCGTCGAGATACGGCCAGGTCCTAAAGGAACTGGCGGAGGGATTCCCTAGAGACTTCGTCGAAGACGACGGCGCTCCAGAGGGAAAGAGCTCCTTCGAGGTCTCCGCCTTCCCCGTCGCTGGCACCGCCTATGCGGCGGCACTGTCCCTAGGAGAGGGTTTTGGGGCGGCTCTCAAAAAAGAGCTGGCGCCTTACGACTCATTTCCCGCCACCATGCTTCAGCTTCCTCTGGTAAAAGGGGTGGACCGAGCGGTGGAGGAGGCGTTCGCCCAGGGCTTCCGACTGGGGGGCTTTCTGCCTAGATGGTTCGAGAACTCCGACGGACTGCTTCTTCAGAGGACCGGATTGCCCAGATGGGACGAGATAAAGGCGGTCACCCCGAGAGGCCAGAGGCTCCTGAGCATCGTCAGGAAGGACAGGGAAACGCTGCTTTGA
- a CDS encoding methylglyoxal synthase has product MDAVKRLALVAHDSRKNDLIRWAVRHKEALSRHVLSSTGTTGALLEEVLGLPVEKLKSGPLGGDQQLGSRIACDRLDGIVFLWDPLNSQPHDSDIKALLRIATLYNIPMACNMSSADFLFSSPLMDQPYDNVRRDFDSYQERRNKEAIEKYREQEG; this is encoded by the coding sequence ATGGATGCGGTTAAGAGGTTGGCCCTTGTGGCCCACGACAGCAGGAAGAACGATCTGATCCGGTGGGCGGTAAGACACAAAGAGGCCCTGTCCAGGCACGTTCTCAGCTCCACCGGGACCACCGGAGCGTTGCTGGAGGAGGTTTTGGGGTTGCCCGTGGAGAAGCTCAAGTCGGGGCCACTAGGAGGAGATCAGCAGTTGGGGTCCAGGATAGCCTGCGACAGGTTGGACGGAATCGTTTTTCTATGGGATCCGCTTAACTCCCAGCCTCACGACTCGGACATAAAAGCCCTTTTACGAATAGCTACCCTCTACAACATTCCAATGGCCTGCAATATGTCGTCGGCGGACTTTCTGTTCTCCTCTCCCCTTATGGACCAGCCCTACGACAACGTCAGAAGGGATTTCGACTCCTATCAGGAAAGGCGAAACAAAGAGGCTATAGAGAAGTACAGGGAACAGGAGGGCTAG
- a CDS encoding zinc ABC transporter substrate-binding protein, which translates to MKKIALLTLFTLILTTSAFAETKVAVSVVPQRYFVEKIAGDAVSVVTVVPEGASPATYEPKPSQMGELANCSLWFTIGVPFERAQKDRMLSALPNLKEIPTHGNVKLRPIEDHDHDGQGHQHDQGYDPHVWLSPSAVMIQARSIATALSELDPKNRVVYMENYAAFVSELASLDSELAETLSGSKGKAFMVFHPSWGYFAHDYGLEQIAVEVEGKEPKPAELAKMVDRAKILGIKTVFVQPQFSTAAAKAIANSIEGQVIPLNPLAEDWRDNLIRAAEALGASF; encoded by the coding sequence ATGAAGAAGATAGCTTTATTGACCTTGTTTACCCTGATCCTGACCACCTCTGCCTTTGCGGAGACCAAGGTGGCGGTCAGCGTCGTACCTCAGAGATATTTTGTGGAGAAGATCGCAGGTGATGCCGTAAGCGTGGTCACGGTGGTTCCCGAGGGGGCCAGCCCCGCGACCTACGAGCCTAAGCCCTCCCAGATGGGGGAGCTTGCCAACTGCTCTCTCTGGTTCACCATAGGGGTTCCCTTCGAGAGGGCGCAGAAGGACAGAATGCTGTCCGCCCTTCCGAACCTGAAGGAGATCCCGACCCACGGCAACGTCAAGCTCAGGCCCATAGAGGACCACGACCACGATGGACAGGGGCATCAACACGATCAAGGTTACGATCCCCACGTATGGCTTTCACCGTCGGCGGTGATGATCCAGGCAAGGAGCATAGCCACGGCCCTATCGGAGCTGGACCCGAAAAACCGCGTGGTCTACATGGAGAACTACGCCGCTTTCGTGTCTGAGCTGGCGTCGCTGGACTCGGAGCTGGCGGAGACACTTTCAGGCTCTAAGGGCAAGGCGTTTATGGTGTTTCATCCCTCCTGGGGATATTTCGCCCACGATTACGGCCTGGAGCAGATAGCCGTGGAGGTTGAGGGCAAAGAGCCTAAGCCTGCGGAGCTCGCTAAGATGGTGGACAGGGCAAAGATCCTGGGAATAAAGACGGTTTTCGTCCAGCCCCAGTTCTCCACCGCCGCCGCTAAGGCCATCGCCAATTCCATTGAGGGCCAGGTGATCCCTCTGAATCCTCTGGCGGAGGATTGGCGGGACAACCTGATAAGGGCGGCGGAGGCTTTGGGGGCGTCCTTTTGA